The following are encoded in a window of Paraburkholderia hospita genomic DNA:
- a CDS encoding ABC transporter ATP-binding protein, with the protein MVLELERVTVVSGGLTHLYGVDLRLVPGAINVLLGPTQAGKTTLMRVMAGLDRPTTGRVLADGQDVTGVSVRQRNLAMVYQQFINYPAMTVFDNIASPLKLQKTEAGEIRRRVNEVASKLHIEHLLDRRPGELSGGQQQRCALARALVKRTSLVLLDEPLVNLDYKLREELRAELTTLFSDGKTTVVYATTDPLEALLLGGYTAVVDKGRVLQFGPTLDVYNAPANVDVAAVFNDPPMNMLTSELLESGDARLPIGIDVPVRRAAATAVGTGTCRIGIRPGHLRLAPRNAHSIAVPCLLELAELSGSETYLHLHTRHGGIDLVAQLQGVHQIALGTQLDVYIDPDELFVFGADANLVARPKVQEVAYGAH; encoded by the coding sequence TTGGTTTTGGAACTCGAGCGGGTCACCGTCGTTTCGGGCGGGCTGACGCATCTGTACGGCGTCGATCTGCGGCTCGTCCCGGGGGCGATCAATGTGCTGCTGGGTCCCACTCAGGCAGGCAAGACCACGTTGATGCGCGTTATGGCAGGACTCGACAGGCCCACGACGGGGCGCGTGCTGGCCGACGGCCAGGACGTGACGGGCGTGAGCGTGCGTCAGCGCAACCTCGCCATGGTCTATCAGCAGTTCATCAACTATCCCGCGATGACGGTGTTCGACAACATCGCGTCGCCGCTCAAGCTGCAAAAGACGGAAGCGGGCGAAATACGCCGCCGCGTGAACGAGGTCGCGTCGAAGCTGCACATCGAGCATCTGCTCGACCGGCGTCCCGGCGAGCTGTCGGGTGGCCAGCAGCAGCGTTGCGCATTGGCGCGCGCGCTCGTCAAGCGCACGTCGCTCGTGCTGCTCGACGAACCGCTCGTGAATCTCGACTACAAGTTGCGCGAGGAATTGCGCGCCGAACTCACGACACTCTTTTCCGACGGCAAGACCACGGTCGTCTATGCGACGACGGATCCGCTCGAAGCGCTGCTGCTAGGCGGCTACACGGCCGTCGTCGACAAGGGCCGCGTGCTGCAGTTCGGCCCGACCCTCGACGTCTACAACGCGCCCGCGAATGTCGATGTCGCCGCCGTTTTCAACGATCCGCCCATGAACATGCTGACGAGCGAACTGCTCGAGAGCGGCGACGCGCGTCTGCCCATCGGCATCGACGTGCCCGTGCGCCGCGCCGCGGCCACGGCTGTCGGAACGGGCACCTGCCGGATCGGCATCCGGCCTGGCCATTTGCGTCTTGCGCCGCGCAACGCGCATTCGATTGCCGTGCCCTGTCTGCTCGAACTCGCCGAACTGAGCGGCTCGGAAACGTACCTTCACTTGCATACACGTCACGGCGGCATCGATCTCGTCGCGCAATTGCAAGGCGTGCATCAGATCGCGCTCGGCACGCAGCTCGACGTCTATATCGACCCCGACGAACTGTTCGTGTTCGGCGCGGACGCCAATCTTGTCGCGCGTCCCAAGGTGCAGGAGGTGGCATATGGCGCGCATTGA
- a CDS encoding ABC transporter ATP-binding protein yields MARIEFQNLGHAYRPNPASLDDYALQPMSMVWEDGGAYALLGPSGCGKSTLLNIVSGLLTPSEGKVLFNGRDVTVQGARERNIAQVFQFPVIYDTMTVFDNLAFPLRNRGLPAAEVRTRVHEVADILDMARELPRKASNLSADAKQKISLGRGLVRKDVAAILFDEPLTVIDPHMKWMLRRQLKKIHQQLKLTLIYVTHDQVEALTFADEVVVMTNGRVVQKGGPEALFLRPDHAFVGYFIGSPGMNLCPVSLDEGAIKLGSQRVAVDANTLATLKGTNGDLKLGIRPEFVRLASDGEAGAVRAQVTRAQQLGNYQLVTANCEGHIFNAKMEPNLRVVDGPVWLRVAAPETVYFSNDERIAVRAAGGA; encoded by the coding sequence ATGGCGCGCATTGAGTTTCAGAATCTCGGTCACGCGTACCGGCCAAACCCCGCCTCGCTCGACGACTACGCACTGCAGCCGATGAGCATGGTGTGGGAAGACGGCGGCGCATACGCGCTGCTCGGTCCTTCGGGTTGCGGCAAATCGACGTTGCTCAATATCGTGTCGGGCCTGTTGACGCCATCGGAAGGCAAAGTGCTTTTCAATGGACGCGATGTCACCGTACAAGGCGCGCGCGAACGCAATATCGCGCAGGTGTTCCAGTTTCCGGTGATCTACGACACGATGACCGTGTTCGACAATCTCGCCTTTCCGCTGCGCAATCGCGGGCTGCCTGCCGCCGAAGTCCGCACGCGCGTACATGAAGTGGCCGACATTCTCGACATGGCGCGTGAGTTGCCGCGCAAGGCGAGCAACCTGTCGGCGGATGCGAAGCAGAAGATTTCGCTTGGACGCGGACTCGTGCGCAAGGATGTGGCGGCGATTCTTTTCGACGAACCGCTGACCGTCATCGATCCGCACATGAAATGGATGCTGCGGCGTCAGCTGAAGAAGATCCACCAGCAATTGAAGCTCACGCTGATCTACGTGACGCACGATCAGGTCGAAGCGCTGACATTCGCGGATGAAGTGGTCGTGATGACGAATGGGCGCGTCGTGCAAAAGGGCGGGCCTGAAGCGCTGTTTCTTCGCCCCGATCATGCGTTTGTCGGCTATTTCATCGGCAGTCCGGGGATGAACCTGTGCCCCGTGAGTCTCGATGAAGGCGCGATCAAGCTGGGCTCGCAGCGCGTCGCCGTCGACGCGAATACGCTCGCGACCCTCAAGGGCACGAACGGCGATCTGAAGCTCGGCATTCGGCCCGAGTTCGTGCGTCTCGCTAGCGACGGCGAAGCGGGCGCAGTCCGCGCGCAAGTCACGCGCGCGCAGCAGCTCGGCAACTATCAGCTCGTGACGGCGAACTGCGAAGGTCACATCTTCAACGCAAAGATGGAGCCGAATTTGCGCGTCGTGGATGGCCCCGTGTGGTTGCGCGTCGCTGCGCCCGAAACCGTCTATTTCAGCAACGACGAACGCATTGCGGTGCGAGCCGCAGGAGGCGCGTGA
- a CDS encoding carbohydrate ABC transporter permease — translation MMKPLNQKAWLLVVPVFICVAFSAILPLMTVVNYSVQDIISPTQHVFVGTEWFRNIMTDPDLRGALGRQIIFSACVLLFEIPLGVGLALAMPASGWRASAALVVLAMPLLIPWNVVGTIWQIFGRPDIGLLGYVLNRIGVDYNYTASPTDAWVTVLVMDIWHWTPLVALLCYAGLRAIPDAFYQAAEIDGASRFAVFRYIQLPKMRGVLMIAVLLRFMDSFMIYTEPFVLTGGGPGDSTTFLSQYLTQKAVGQFDLGPAAAFSLIYFLIILLLCFILYNWMERVGKGGPATTGEDNA, via the coding sequence GTGATGAAGCCGCTCAACCAGAAGGCGTGGCTGCTCGTCGTGCCTGTTTTCATTTGCGTCGCGTTCTCCGCGATCCTGCCGCTGATGACGGTCGTCAACTACTCGGTGCAGGACATCATCAGCCCGACGCAGCATGTGTTCGTCGGTACCGAATGGTTTCGCAACATCATGACCGATCCCGATCTGCGCGGCGCATTGGGCAGGCAGATCATTTTCTCGGCGTGTGTATTGCTGTTCGAAATTCCGCTCGGCGTTGGGCTTGCACTCGCGATGCCGGCCTCCGGCTGGCGCGCATCGGCGGCCCTCGTCGTGCTCGCGATGCCGCTGCTGATTCCATGGAATGTGGTCGGCACGATCTGGCAGATCTTCGGCCGGCCCGATATCGGTCTGCTCGGCTACGTACTCAATCGCATCGGCGTCGACTACAACTACACGGCGAGTCCCACCGACGCATGGGTCACCGTGCTCGTAATGGATATCTGGCACTGGACGCCGCTCGTTGCATTGCTCTGCTATGCAGGGTTGCGCGCGATTCCCGATGCGTTTTATCAGGCCGCGGAAATCGACGGTGCAAGCCGCTTTGCGGTGTTTCGCTATATCCAGCTGCCGAAGATGCGCGGCGTACTGATGATCGCGGTGCTATTGCGCTTCATGGACAGCTTCATGATCTATACGGAGCCATTCGTGCTGACGGGGGGCGGTCCGGGCGACTCGACCACATTTCTGAGCCAGTACCTGACGCAAAAGGCCGTCGGTCAATTCGATCTCGGCCCTGCGGCGGCTTTTTCGCTGATCTACTTCCTGATCATCCTGTTGCTCTGTTTCATTCTCTACAACTGGATGGAGCGCGTCGGCAAGGGCGGTCCTGCAACGACGGGAGAAGACAATGCGTGA
- a CDS encoding carbohydrate ABC transporter permease: protein MRDNRRWIRGLVLLGYIAFALIPLYWMLSISLRTNEETMSAFSIWPHHVTFDNFKVIFTDPSWYWGYINSIIYVLMNTVMSVLVALPAAYAFSRYRFLGDKHMFFWLLTNRMTPPAVFLLPFFQLYSSVGLMDTYVAVALAHMLFNVPLAVWILEGFMSGVSREIDETAYIDGYSFPAFFIKIFLPLIKAGVGVTAFFCFMFSWVELLLARTLTTVNAKPIAAVMTRTVSAAGMDWGVLSAAGVLTIIPGALVIYFVRNYIAKGFAMGRV from the coding sequence ATGCGTGATAACCGCCGCTGGATACGCGGGCTCGTCTTGCTCGGCTATATCGCGTTCGCGTTGATTCCGCTGTACTGGATGCTGTCGATCTCGCTGCGCACGAACGAAGAAACGATGTCGGCGTTCTCGATCTGGCCGCATCACGTGACATTCGACAACTTCAAGGTGATCTTCACGGACCCGTCGTGGTACTGGGGTTACATCAATTCGATCATTTATGTATTGATGAATACGGTGATGTCGGTGCTCGTCGCGTTACCGGCCGCGTACGCGTTCTCGCGTTATCGCTTTCTCGGCGACAAGCACATGTTCTTCTGGTTGCTCACCAACCGGATGACGCCGCCCGCCGTGTTCCTTTTGCCGTTCTTCCAGCTGTATTCGAGCGTCGGGCTGATGGACACGTATGTCGCCGTCGCGCTCGCGCACATGCTGTTCAATGTGCCGCTCGCGGTATGGATACTCGAAGGCTTCATGTCGGGCGTTTCGCGTGAAATCGATGAGACCGCGTATATCGACGGCTATTCGTTCCCTGCATTCTTCATCAAGATCTTTCTGCCTTTGATCAAGGCGGGTGTCGGCGTGACGGCGTTCTTCTGCTTCATGTTCAGCTGGGTCGAGTTGCTGCTTGCGCGCACGCTGACCACCGTCAACGCAAAGCCGATTGCCGCTGTGATGACGCGCACGGTATCGGCGGCGGGTATGGATTGGGGCGTGCTGTCCGCAGCCGGTGTGCTGACCATCATTCCCGGCGCGCTCGTTATTTACTTCGTGCGCAACTACATCGCGAAGGGCTTTGCGATGGGGAGAGTGTGA
- a CDS encoding DUF2160 domain-containing protein gives MFTWMYWTPEVGIFFGCVVAMLAGMTLWEFRAPTIERKGFLPIATTRGDRLFIGLLTAAYVNLAWIAISGEGASAWPGFAASVVVLLVIMWKG, from the coding sequence ATGTTCACGTGGATGTACTGGACACCCGAAGTCGGGATCTTCTTTGGCTGCGTCGTCGCGATGCTCGCAGGCATGACGCTGTGGGAGTTTCGCGCGCCGACTATCGAACGCAAAGGCTTTTTGCCGATTGCGACCACGCGTGGCGACAGGCTCTTTATCGGACTGTTGACGGCGGCCTATGTGAATCTCGCGTGGATTGCGATTAGCGGCGAAGGCGCCAGCGCATGGCCGGGCTTTGCGGCGTCTGTCGTCGTGCTGCTCGTGATCATGTGGAAGGGATAA
- a CDS encoding ABC transporter substrate-binding protein: protein MQHRRRIVALAVAGVVAGACANHAALAGTPEAQKWVDSEFQPSTLSKQQQMDEMKWFIDTAAKLKSQGVKEVHVVSETIDTHMYESKTLAKAFTEITGIQVKHDIIQEGDVVEKLQTSMQSGQSIYDGWISDSDLIGTHYRYGVIVPLSDYMAGEGKEYTNPGLDLKDFIGTSFTTAPDKKLYQLPDQQFANLYWFRADWFARKDLQDKFKAKYGYDLGVPVNWSAYEDIADFFTNDVKTVDGEKVYGHMDYGKKDPSLGWRFTDAWLSMAGEADKGIPNGIPVDEWGIRVTPDGCHPVGASVSRGGGTNSPAAVFATTKYVDWLKKYAPPEASGMTFSEAGPVPAQGKIAQQIFWYTAFTASMLKPGNVTNADGTPKWRMAPSPHGPYWKDGMQNGYQDVGSWTFFKSTPANQRAAAWLYAQFVTSKSVSLKKSIVGLTFIRDSDIHSDYFTKNADKYGGLIEFYRSPARVAWTPTGNNVPDYPKMAQLWWKNVATAAAGEKTPQAAMDSLAKEMDQVLGRLQRAGMKVCAPELNPESDPSKWLSDQHAPWKKLANEKPKGETVKYDQLLAAWKAGKVR from the coding sequence ATGCAACACAGGAGACGGATCGTCGCGCTCGCAGTGGCAGGAGTGGTCGCGGGGGCTTGTGCGAATCACGCTGCACTGGCGGGTACGCCAGAAGCGCAGAAATGGGTCGATAGCGAATTCCAGCCCAGCACGCTGAGCAAGCAGCAGCAGATGGACGAAATGAAATGGTTCATCGATACGGCTGCAAAACTCAAATCGCAAGGCGTCAAGGAAGTGCACGTGGTGTCGGAAACGATCGACACGCATATGTATGAATCGAAGACGCTTGCCAAGGCATTCACGGAAATCACGGGTATTCAGGTCAAGCACGACATCATTCAGGAAGGCGATGTCGTCGAAAAGCTGCAGACGTCGATGCAATCCGGTCAAAGTATTTACGACGGCTGGATTTCGGACTCGGATCTGATCGGCACGCACTATCGTTATGGCGTGATTGTGCCGCTGTCCGATTACATGGCGGGCGAGGGCAAGGAGTACACGAATCCGGGCCTCGATCTGAAGGACTTCATTGGCACGAGCTTCACGACCGCGCCGGATAAAAAGCTCTATCAGTTGCCCGACCAGCAGTTCGCCAATCTGTACTGGTTCCGCGCGGACTGGTTTGCGCGCAAAGATCTGCAGGACAAGTTCAAGGCGAAGTATGGCTACGATCTCGGCGTGCCCGTGAACTGGTCCGCGTATGAAGATATTGCCGACTTCTTCACGAACGACGTGAAGACCGTCGACGGTGAAAAGGTCTACGGCCACATGGACTACGGCAAGAAAGACCCGTCGCTTGGATGGCGCTTCACAGACGCGTGGCTTTCGATGGCGGGCGAAGCCGATAAAGGCATTCCGAACGGCATACCCGTCGACGAATGGGGCATTCGCGTGACGCCGGATGGTTGCCATCCCGTTGGTGCATCCGTGTCGCGCGGCGGCGGCACGAATAGCCCGGCTGCCGTCTTCGCGACCACCAAGTACGTCGACTGGCTGAAAAAATATGCGCCGCCGGAAGCGTCCGGCATGACGTTCAGCGAGGCGGGCCCGGTTCCCGCGCAAGGCAAGATCGCGCAGCAGATCTTCTGGTACACGGCGTTCACGGCGTCGATGCTCAAGCCCGGAAACGTGACGAATGCAGATGGCACGCCGAAGTGGCGCATGGCGCCGTCGCCGCATGGCCCGTACTGGAAGGACGGCATGCAGAACGGCTATCAGGACGTCGGCTCGTGGACCTTCTTCAAGTCGACGCCCGCGAACCAGCGTGCTGCCGCATGGCTTTACGCGCAATTCGTGACGTCAAAGTCGGTGTCGTTGAAGAAGTCGATTGTCGGTCTCACGTTCATTCGCGACTCAGACATTCATAGCGATTACTTCACGAAGAACGCCGACAAGTACGGCGGCCTGATCGAGTTCTATCGCAGCCCGGCGCGTGTCGCGTGGACGCCGACGGGCAACAACGTGCCGGATTATCCGAAGATGGCGCAGCTCTGGTGGAAGAACGTCGCGACAGCGGCTGCTGGCGAGAAGACGCCGCAAGCCGCGATGGACAGCCTCGCGAAGGAAATGGACCAGGTGCTGGGCCGTTTGCAGCGCGCCGGCATGAAGGTGTGCGCGCCGGAATTGAACCCGGAAAGCGATCCGTCGAAATGGCTCTCGGATCAGCATGCGCCCTGGAAGAAGCTCGCGAACGAAAAGCCGAAGGGCGAAACGGTCAAGTACGACCAGCTGCTCGCGGCATGGAAGGCGGGCAAGGTTCGCTAA
- a CDS encoding TonB-dependent receptor, translated as MLRTTPLAAAVMAVFATPLFAQTTTPATPAAQVAQAATSASPASQPSASQPSESNTLPAVKVTGQVDNATDFQSDTSSVGAKVPTALRDIPQAVTVIPKAVLQSQAANSFSDALRNVPGITIGAAEGGQIGNNINLRGFSARTDIYLDGFRDRGQYYRDTFNLDSIDVLYGPSSLYFGRGSTGGVINQVSKEPQLKKRADVSVQAGTHDRYRTTVDLDTPITDTSAFRINAFGQSLGSSRDVMKNKDYGVAPEVKFGIGTPTEITLSALIQHNRDQPDYGVPPLNGHPAPVNRGTFYGYTDDRTIQDVQTFSARIKHRFNEDVTVRNQTQFSHYSTEARATNAASVLTGPLSTSTALANGNFTNIDPSKLFVKLQGKDRNINDHSVYNSTDVEWKFNTGPVKHDLLAGVDLSHETYSNQSFTATSPGMTSNTIGVVPLINPPYTTRPANVKEVATNLAESSANDVGLYLNDTISLGEHWKVVGGVRWDRYEASIKNSINLPGYATQTNYFTSVRGGIIYQPADWQSYYVSYGTSFDPSLEALTLTNGQQNLPPEHNKSYEVGAKLDLLGGGLSVTQSLFSIEKTNARTANPDGSYTLDGDIRVRGYQLGLAGHITSNWQVFGGYTYMDGVILQAFDGTQGKTPANTPRNTLTLWTTYQFTPHWEIGGGPTYMSSRYAANNNFVQVGGYTRWDAMAAYHAKRYDVQINVLNLTDKNYYDALIPSDGGRAVPGYGRTFLATLNYRFF; from the coding sequence ATGCTTCGAACCACGCCACTCGCAGCGGCCGTCATGGCCGTCTTTGCGACGCCGCTCTTTGCTCAAACGACGACGCCGGCCACACCGGCAGCACAGGTTGCCCAGGCTGCAACGTCCGCTTCTCCCGCCAGCCAGCCCTCGGCCAGCCAGCCTTCCGAAAGCAACACACTGCCCGCCGTCAAGGTGACGGGGCAGGTCGACAACGCCACCGACTTCCAGTCCGACACATCCAGTGTCGGCGCCAAGGTACCGACCGCGCTGCGCGATATTCCGCAGGCCGTCACCGTCATACCGAAGGCCGTGCTCCAGTCGCAGGCTGCGAACTCGTTCTCCGACGCGCTGCGCAACGTGCCCGGCATCACGATCGGCGCCGCCGAAGGCGGCCAGATCGGCAACAACATCAACCTGCGCGGCTTCTCGGCGCGTACCGACATCTACCTCGACGGTTTCCGCGATCGCGGCCAGTACTATCGCGACACGTTCAACCTCGACTCGATCGACGTGCTGTACGGTCCTTCGTCGCTGTACTTCGGACGCGGTTCGACGGGCGGCGTGATCAATCAGGTCAGCAAGGAGCCGCAGCTGAAAAAGCGCGCCGACGTCTCGGTGCAGGCGGGTACGCATGACCGTTACCGCACCACGGTCGACCTCGACACGCCGATCACCGATACCTCCGCGTTCCGTATCAACGCATTCGGCCAGAGCCTCGGTTCGTCGCGCGATGTGATGAAGAACAAGGACTATGGCGTCGCGCCCGAAGTGAAGTTCGGCATCGGCACGCCGACGGAAATCACGCTGTCCGCGCTGATCCAGCACAACCGCGATCAGCCCGACTACGGCGTTCCGCCGCTGAACGGCCATCCCGCACCGGTGAATCGCGGCACGTTCTACGGCTACACCGACGACCGCACGATTCAGGACGTGCAGACGTTCAGCGCGCGCATCAAGCACCGCTTCAACGAAGACGTGACAGTGCGCAACCAGACGCAGTTCAGCCACTACAGCACGGAAGCACGCGCGACCAATGCGGCGTCGGTGCTGACGGGGCCGCTCTCGACGTCGACGGCGCTCGCCAACGGCAACTTCACGAACATCGATCCGTCGAAGCTGTTCGTGAAGCTGCAGGGCAAGGACCGCAACATTAACGACCATTCGGTCTACAACTCGACCGACGTCGAGTGGAAGTTCAACACGGGGCCGGTCAAACATGACCTGCTCGCCGGCGTCGATCTGAGCCACGAAACGTACAGCAACCAGAGCTTCACGGCGACTTCGCCGGGCATGACGTCGAACACGATCGGTGTCGTGCCGCTGATCAATCCGCCGTACACGACGCGTCCCGCGAACGTGAAGGAAGTGGCGACCAATCTCGCGGAATCGAGCGCGAATGACGTGGGCCTGTATTTGAACGACACGATCTCGCTTGGCGAGCACTGGAAGGTGGTGGGCGGCGTGCGCTGGGACCGCTACGAAGCGTCGATCAAGAACTCGATCAACCTGCCGGGTTACGCGACGCAGACCAATTACTTCACCAGCGTGCGCGGCGGCATCATTTATCAACCGGCCGACTGGCAGTCGTACTACGTGTCGTATGGCACGTCGTTCGATCCGTCGCTCGAAGCGCTGACGCTGACCAACGGCCAGCAGAACCTGCCGCCGGAGCACAACAAGTCGTATGAAGTCGGCGCGAAGCTGGATCTGCTCGGCGGCGGCCTGTCGGTGACGCAATCGCTGTTCAGCATCGAGAAGACGAATGCACGTACCGCAAACCCCGACGGCAGCTACACGCTCGACGGCGATATTCGCGTGCGCGGCTATCAGCTCGGCCTGGCCGGCCACATCACGAGCAACTGGCAGGTGTTCGGCGGCTATACGTACATGGACGGCGTGATTCTGCAGGCGTTCGACGGCACACAAGGCAAGACGCCCGCGAATACGCCGCGCAATACGCTGACGTTGTGGACGACGTATCAGTTCACGCCGCATTGGGAAATCGGCGGCGGTCCGACGTACATGTCGTCGCGCTATGCGGCGAACAACAACTTCGTGCAGGTTGGCGGCTACACGCGCTGGGATGCGATGGCCGCGTATCACGCGAAGCGTTACGACGTCCAGATCAACGTGTTGAACCTGACCGACAAGAACTACTACGACGCGCTGATTCCGTCCGACGGCGGACGCGCGGTGCCGGGTTACGGCCGTACGTTCCTCGCGACGCTAAACTATCGCTTCTTCTGA
- a CDS encoding Fe2+-dependent dioxygenase, with protein sequence MIVSIPDVLSPAEAAAMRAALEASDAWVDGRATASYQGAPVKRNQQIAEGSQIALEMGDRIVASLERHPLFISAALPNKVYPPLFNRYEGGMHFGSHVDGAIRLVPGSGVRVRTDISITLFLTPPDEYDGGELLVEDTFGVQEVKLPAGHAIVYPGTSLHQVRPVTRGARVSSFFWAQSLVRDDTQRAMLFDLDGAIQRLNASNGDEAARRTLVGCYHNLLRMWSET encoded by the coding sequence ATGATTGTCTCGATCCCGGACGTACTGAGTCCCGCCGAAGCCGCCGCGATGCGCGCGGCGCTCGAAGCCAGCGACGCATGGGTGGATGGCCGCGCGACGGCCAGCTACCAGGGCGCGCCCGTCAAGCGCAACCAGCAGATCGCGGAAGGCTCGCAGATCGCTCTGGAAATGGGTGACCGGATTGTCGCGTCGCTGGAGCGTCATCCGCTGTTCATCAGCGCCGCGCTGCCGAACAAGGTGTATCCGCCGCTCTTCAACCGCTACGAAGGCGGGATGCACTTCGGCAGTCATGTCGACGGCGCGATCCGGCTCGTGCCGGGCAGCGGCGTGCGCGTACGCACCGATATTTCGATCACGCTGTTTCTCACGCCGCCGGACGAATACGACGGCGGCGAACTGCTGGTCGAAGATACCTTCGGCGTGCAGGAAGTGAAGCTGCCTGCCGGACACGCCATTGTGTATCCGGGCACGAGCCTGCATCAGGTGCGGCCCGTGACGCGTGGTGCACGCGTGTCGAGTTTCTTCTGGGCGCAAAGCCTCGTGCGCGACGACACGCAACGCGCGATGCTGTTCGATCTCGACGGCGCGATACAACGCCTCAATGCATCGAACGGCGATGAAGCGGCGCGCCGCACACTGGTGGGCTGTTACCACAACCTGCTGCGCATGTGGAGCGAGACCTGA
- a CDS encoding DMT family transporter — translation MNPAYLAFALLGLIWGSNFLFMKWASLWITPAQIVFLRVLFGFLPLLVYAFATKALAWKQLRHAHHFVVMSLLATSVYYYAFAKGASLLLSSVAGMLSGAIPLFSFVCAWALLRAERPSPRMMVGVVCGFVGVLMIARPWNGAVASVDLSGVAYMAAGSLSVGCSFVYARRFLSKLDMSPVALSTWQIGFALLTIACVTPFDGITRIAHDARATVGLVLGLGLLGTGVAYILYYFIVQRLGALAASSVTYIPPVIALGIGVLLAHEPIHPLDLLAMACILGGVFLLQSGRSPQKTTTVARRPA, via the coding sequence ATGAATCCCGCTTATCTCGCGTTCGCGCTGCTCGGCCTGATCTGGGGCAGCAATTTTCTTTTTATGAAGTGGGCCAGCCTATGGATCACGCCCGCGCAGATCGTGTTCTTGCGCGTGCTGTTCGGGTTTTTACCGCTGCTCGTCTACGCGTTCGCGACGAAAGCGCTCGCATGGAAACAGCTGCGCCATGCACACCACTTCGTCGTGATGTCGCTGCTCGCGACGAGCGTTTACTACTATGCGTTTGCCAAAGGCGCGTCGCTGTTGCTGTCGAGCGTGGCGGGCATGTTGAGCGGCGCCATTCCGCTTTTCTCGTTCGTCTGCGCGTGGGCGCTGTTGCGCGCGGAACGACCCAGCCCACGCATGATGGTCGGCGTGGTGTGCGGTTTCGTTGGCGTGTTGATGATCGCGCGGCCGTGGAATGGCGCCGTCGCGAGCGTCGATCTGAGCGGCGTCGCGTATATGGCGGCGGGCTCGCTGAGCGTGGGCTGCTCATTCGTCTACGCACGGCGCTTTCTGTCGAAGCTCGACATGTCGCCCGTCGCGCTGTCCACGTGGCAAATCGGCTTTGCGCTGTTGACGATTGCCTGCGTGACGCCATTCGACGGCATCACCCGCATCGCGCACGACGCGCGCGCCACCGTCGGCCTCGTGCTCGGGCTCGGACTGCTCGGCACGGGCGTCGCGTATATCCTGTACTACTTCATCGTGCAACGGCTCGGCGCGCTCGCGGCTTCGAGCGTCACGTATATTCCGCCCGTCATTGCGCTGGGAATCGGCGTGCTGCTCGCGCATGAACCGATTCATCCGCTCGATCTGCTCGCGATGGCCTGCATTCTCGGCGGTGTGTTCCTGCTGCAAAGCGGGCGCAGTCCGCAAAAGACGACGACCGTGGCGCGACGGCCGGCGTAA
- a CDS encoding LysR substrate-binding domain-containing protein — MSGMPPLKALIAFESAMRLNSFSAASDELHVTPGAVGQQIQKLEAWLGVALFARQVRQIIPTDEARAYYAQIQPALAQIMHASRRVRENQSKGVRVSMPPSFAAKWFAPRMTDFLIAHPDIALELNTTTAMVDFELQSIDLAVRYFDGNAPDLHVQLLHADEARVYCSPSYARRLKLKAPDDLQRATLLHNTLHPHWTTWLKKFSKLSARQIDGMAGIHFDQSLMAIEAAARGQGVVLTSAVLTEAETAANSLIDPFGQSLPLKTAYYLVHPKSIELKPGAATLRAWFIGEP; from the coding sequence ATGTCCGGAATGCCACCTCTAAAGGCGCTGATCGCGTTCGAGTCTGCGATGCGTCTAAACAGTTTTTCTGCAGCTTCCGATGAACTGCACGTGACACCTGGCGCAGTTGGCCAGCAGATCCAGAAGCTCGAGGCGTGGCTCGGCGTCGCACTGTTCGCGCGTCAGGTGCGGCAGATCATCCCAACGGATGAAGCGCGCGCCTACTACGCACAGATTCAACCCGCGCTCGCGCAGATCATGCATGCGAGCCGCCGCGTGCGCGAGAACCAGAGCAAGGGCGTGCGCGTGTCGATGCCGCCCAGCTTCGCGGCCAAATGGTTCGCGCCGCGCATGACGGACTTTCTGATCGCGCATCCGGACATCGCGCTGGAGCTGAATACGACGACCGCGATGGTCGATTTCGAATTGCAGTCGATCGATCTGGCCGTGCGCTATTTCGACGGCAACGCGCCCGATCTGCACGTGCAACTGTTGCATGCCGATGAAGCGCGCGTCTATTGCAGCCCATCGTATGCGAGGCGGCTGAAGCTGAAAGCCCCCGACGATCTGCAACGCGCAACGCTGTTGCACAACACGCTGCATCCGCACTGGACGACGTGGCTGAAGAAATTCAGCAAGCTGTCCGCGCGGCAGATCGACGGCATGGCGGGCATTCATTTCGACCAGTCGCTGATGGCGATCGAGGCCGCCGCGCGGGGACAGGGTGTCGTGCTGACGAGCGCGGTATTGACGGAAGCGGAGACGGCGGCGAATTCGCTGATCGATCCATTCGGTCAGAGTCTGCCTTTGAAGACCGCGTACTACCTCGTACATCCAAAGTCGATCGAACTCAAGCCAGGTGCGGCGACCTTGAGGGCGTGGTTTATCGGCGAGCCATAA